DNA sequence from the Pedobacter schmidteae genome:
TCCAGACTGCTTCCAGCCCTGCCGAAAGCAAAATGACTCGAGGTATTTACACTGTTAACTGGATTGTCCAATGTATCCAGAAAAAGATCAACCTCTCTGATCCGCGAGGAAAGGATAATTTTATAAGGCAAAGCAACCTTCAGAAAGCCTGTTGGATAAAAGCGAAACAGGTTTTTATCCAGTGCTTCCAGTGATTGCCCGATATAATTTTCGTCGCCCTGATCGGCTACATAAGGTATAGCGCTGGCGATATTCCATTCAAAATCCTGCTTGGTGAATTTATAAAGAATGTAACAACCATAGGTATTGTAAAAATCCAGGATCTTTTGGTCATAGGGATGGTTGCCCTGCGGCAATGTGAATGCCGGCTTCAGTTCATCGGGCTTTATATCGGCCTCTTTACTACAGCCTATAAAAATTGATAGCAGTAAAATAAAAAGTGGGTACAATAATATTCTTGGTTTCATATTAGTCGGATTAATGCCCTTTACGTAGGGCCGGATCAGGGTTAGGGATTAAATTCGGGTTGCGCTCCATTGCAGTCTTTGGAATTTGAAGCACATATGCCGGATCCCGTTCCTGAAGTGTATAAACGGCTGTCTGTACGTTATTCTCATAGTATACATGGTTGATCGAAGGCATTCCCATGCGGCGAAGGTCGAACCACCGGTGACAATCTTCATCAAACAGCTCCCTACGCTTTTCCTCGAAACATTTCTGTAACAGATCGTCTGCATCGGTAACTACCAGGTCCTGATAAGCATCTGGCCTGAACCTCTTTTTCCTTAAGGTATTCAGGTCGTTCAATGCAAGCTGTCCATTTCCGGTCTGATCTAGCTTATTTAGCTGTGCATAAGCTTCTGCCCTGTTCAACAGGGCCTCTGCTACCCTGAATGACTGGCCTACTTTAGCAAAAACAATTGAAGGGCGTTTAATTGATCTTCTGTCCTTGATGTAGATACTTGTTCTCAGATCCCCGTTTTCAAAAGCAGACATCAGGTTCTCGGACAATCTGTAATTTAGGTTTTCAGAATTTGATGGAAATACTGCAGCAGAGGGTGGTCCATATATCCAGATACTTTCTATATTTTGTCGTTCGATAACAGGCTTATTGTTCTGGTCAGGGGCACCCCAGTTGGGCAGGTCCATCAGATCCGATTTATAGTTCAATACGGTAGTACTGGCTTCAATTGCCTTCTGCCAGTTGCCCATTTGCAGATAAATACGCGATGCCAGCAGATATCCGGCAATATGGTTAATACGGAACACATTGTTGTTTTTTCCACTACGTTCCATTAACAATATGCCTTTGTCCAGGTCCTGTAAAATCTGCTGATATACCTCGGCTACGGTATTTCTCTTTTTGCCTTCAAAAGACAGGTCTGCTGAAAGCATCAGTGGTACCCCCAGATCAGTTGAAGGATTTGACAGCCGGTCACTATAGGGTTTCCCATAAAGGTTAACCAACTGGTAATAATAGAATGCACGCAACAGATAAGCTTGCCCTTCCACATTTTCTTTTTCTGCAGTTGTTCCTGTTACTTTGGGTGCATATTCCAGTACCGAATTACAACCCAGGATCATGGGATATAAACTCAGCCAGATCATAGACCCGGCGACTTTATCAGGTTTACCGGCAGTTTGCGGTTGCCAGGTATATGCAGGAAACATATCGTTCGTCAGAAAGAATTTTTCCTCGGCAATATTGTCGTCTAAAAGACGTAAGGTTGCATCAACCCCACCATTGCTGGTATAGGCGGCACCGATCAGCAACTCATTTAATGAAGAAGCTGATTTTGGAATGATATCCGTTTGCGACTGTTCTTCAAGAAACTTTTTACAGGAGGAAACCGGTAAAAGTGCTGAAAGGAGGAGCAGCAGGAGTATATTTCTTTTCATTTTTTTAAATTTAAAAGGTAACATTTAAGCCCAGGGTGAAGATTTTTGCAATAGGTAATGCGGTAGTTCCTACCCCATCAATTTCAGGGTCCTGGCCTCTTAATTTTTTATCTGCTATAGTAAACAGGTTGGAAATACCTCCTGAAACTGATGCCTGTTTCAACCTGATACGTTTTAACAACACGTCACTGAACCTGTAAGATAAATCGAGGGTATTGCACCTGAGAAAACTTCCTGAAACCACATTGATATCTGAATAGTTATACATCTCATAACGGCTCATATTGCCAGTATTTGTCAAATACACATATCCACCCAAAGCCCTATCGTCAACTCTCGGGAATGACGGAATATCTGTATGAAGTTCATCACCTGGTTTGCGCCAGCGTTCTGTTAGAATTACTGGCAAATTTTCTATCGGTCCGGGAATATTTAAACTTGAAGGATCATAAACCGGGTTTCTGAATTTTACTGAGCCTAGCCGGAACGCAAAAGAGGCCCCAACTGAAAAAGCTTTATAGCTGATATTGGTATTCAGTCCCCCACTAATTTTTGCATTTTTAGTCCCCACGGGTTTCAGGTATTCAACAAATGAAGTTTTGTCTCTTACCTCCCCTTCATCATCTACCCCATGGAACATTGGAAAACCATTTTCGGGGTTTAATCCTTTAAAAGAAAAAGCATAAATGGTACTTATAGGCTGGTCTTCAACAAATACATTTCCATTAACATAATCCAGCACCCTTGTTTGGGTAGCTTCCAATGTACCATTTTGCAGGATATTGAAATTCTTTGCTCCATTAATAGCCATGCTCCAGTTCAGATCTTTGGTCGTAATCAGGTTAAGTCCCAGTTGCAGCTCATAACCGTGGTTCCTGATGTTACCCCCGTTC
Encoded proteins:
- a CDS encoding RagB/SusD family nutrient uptake outer membrane protein, producing the protein MKRNILLLLLLSALLPVSSCKKFLEEQSQTDIIPKSASSLNELLIGAAYTSNGGVDATLRLLDDNIAEEKFFLTNDMFPAYTWQPQTAGKPDKVAGSMIWLSLYPMILGCNSVLEYAPKVTGTTAEKENVEGQAYLLRAFYYYQLVNLYGKPYSDRLSNPSTDLGVPLMLSADLSFEGKKRNTVAEVYQQILQDLDKGILLMERSGKNNNVFRINHIAGYLLASRIYLQMGNWQKAIEASTTVLNYKSDLMDLPNWGAPDQNNKPVIERQNIESIWIYGPPSAAVFPSNSENLNYRLSENLMSAFENGDLRTSIYIKDRRSIKRPSIVFAKVGQSFRVAEALLNRAEAYAQLNKLDQTGNGQLALNDLNTLRKKRFRPDAYQDLVVTDADDLLQKCFEEKRRELFDEDCHRWFDLRRMGMPSINHVYYENNVQTAVYTLQERDPAYVLQIPKTAMERNPNLIPNPDPALRKGH